From the genome of Pseudomonas sihuiensis:
AGGACGTGGAGAAACTCACCCGCTCGACCATCGGCGTGGCCGACTGCCCCGTGGGTGAGTTGCCACATCCGGGCAAGGAACGCACGGCCTGAACCTCCGTCTGTCGCGGCTAAAGCCCCTCCCACGGGATACCGCCGTTGTAGGAGGGGCTTTAGCCGCGAGCTTTTCCAACACCTGAGGCGGTCTATGCCCTTCGCCAACGACCTGATCGACAGCAACCGCGAGCGCTTGGAGCAGCAGGGCGTTACCCGGCTGCAATCACGCTTCCTCTTCGAGCCCGTTACCGTGATGGCCTTGCTGCATTCGCGCATCGTCGGTCAGGACGCGGTGTTGGCGCAGGTCGAGGCCATGCTCAAGGTGGTTAAGGCCGATATCGGCGAGCGCGAGCGGCCACTGGCGGTCAATCTGTTCATGGGCCCGACCGGTGTCGGCAAGACCGAGATCGTGCGCTTGCTGGCGCAGGCCATCCATGGTCGTGTCGATGCCCTGTGCCGCATCGACATGCACACCCTGGCCCAGGAACACTACGCCGCCGCCCTGACCGGTGCGCCGCCTGGTTACGTTGGTAGCAAGGAAGGCACCACGCTGTTCGATGCCGAGGCCATCGCCGGCAGTTTCGGCAGGCCCGGCATCGTGCTGTTCGACGAGCTGGAGAAGGCCAGCCCCGAAGTGCTGCGCAGCCTGCTCGGCATTCTCGAACATGGCCGCCTTACATTGACCGCCGGCAGTCGCACCCTGGATTTCCGTAACAGCCTGATCTTCATGACTAGCAACGTCGGCGCGCAGCAGGCGCAGCGCTACCGCGAGCGTTTCACCCGCGGTTGGCGACGCTGGTTGGGGCTGGCGCCCAAGGGCGAGGGTGCATTGCTGGAGCAGGTGCTGCACGAGCGCTTAGAGCCAGAATGGCTCAATCGCCTCGACCGCATTCTGGTGTTCAAGCGTGTCGATGAGCAGTGGTTGGATGCCTTGCTGAATATCGAACTGGACAAGCTCAACCAGCGCCTGGGTCGTCAGGGCCGTTCGCTACAGGTGGAGCAGAGCGCCCGCGCCTGGCTGTGTCGTGAGCATGACGTGCGTTTCGGCGCTCGCGCGCTGGCGCGTCGCATCCGTATCGAGCTGGAGCCGGCAATTGCCGAGCGGCTGTTGGCTGAGCCAACTGCGACGCGACTGCTCTGTACCTGCGAGCACGATGCCCTGCAGATAAGGCCGCGCTCTTCGTAGGAGCCGGCTTGCCGGCGATCATAGCTGACGAAAAAGCATCGCCGGCAAGCCGGCTCCTACAAACGGGTAGTCGTGCAGACCTTTAGTGATGCTCACGCGTTGCGCGGAATTTCACCTCCGGCCAGCGCTCTTCCATCAGGCTGAGGTTGACGCGGGTCGGGGCCAGGTAGGTGAGGTGGCCGCCGCCGTCGACGGCGAGGTTCTCATAGGCCTTGTCCTTGAATTCCTTGAGCTTCTTCTCGTCGCTGCACTCGATCCAGCGCGCCGACCAGACGTTGATCGCCTCGTAGGCGCACTCCACCTTGTATTCCTCCTTCAGGCGGCTGGCGACCACGTCGAACTGCAGCACACCGACGGCGCCGAGCACGATGTCGTTGTTGCGCTCGGGGAAGAACACCTGGGTGGCGCCTTCCTCGGCCAGCTCCTGCAGGCCCTGGCGCAGCTGCTTGGATTTCAGCGGATCCTTCAGGCGCACGCGGCGGAACAGCTCCGGGGCGAAGTGCGGGATGCCGGTGAAGCCCAGGTTCTCGCCTTCGGTGAAGGTGTCGCCGATCTGAATGGTGCCGTGGTTGTGCAGGCCGATGATGTCGCCGGCGTAGGCTTCTTCCAGGTGCTCACGCTCGCTGGAGAAGAAGGTCAGGGCGTCGCCGACGCGCACATCCTTGCCCAGGCGCGCGTGGCGCATCTTCATGCCCTGGGTGTACTTGCCCGAGCAGATGCGCATAAAGGCAATCCTGTCCCTATGCTTCGGGTCCATGTTCGCCTGGATCTTGAACACGAAGCCTGTGAACTTCTCCTCGGTCGGCTCCACCGTGCGCTCGTTGGCTGCGCGTGGCAGTGGGCGCGGTGCCCAGTCGACCACGGCGTCGAGCACATGGTCGACGCCGAAGTTGCCCAGTGCGGTGCCGAAGAACACCGGGGTCATCGTGCCCTTGAGGAAGGCGTCGGGTTCGAAGGCGTGGCAGGCGCCCTGCACCAGTTCCAGCTCTTCGACGAAACGCTCGTACATGTCACCGAGGTGGTCGCGGGCTTCGTCGGAATCCAGCTTCTGGATGATCTTGGCTTCGGTGCGCTCGTGGCCGTGACCTGGGGTGTAGACGATGATGTAGTCGCCGGTCAGGTGGTAGACGCCCTTGAAATCCTTGTAGCAGCCGATTGGCCAGGTGATCGGTGCGGCCTTGATGTTGAGCACCGCCTCGATTTCGTCGAGCAGCTCGATGGGGTCGCGGATGTCGCGGTCGAGCTTGTTGATGAAGCTGACGATGGGCGTGTCGCGCAGGCGGCAGACGTCCATCAGGGCGATGGTGCGTGGCTCGACGCCCTTACCGCCGTCGAGCACCATCAGCGCACTGTCCACCGCCGTCAGGGTGCGGTAGGTGTCTTCGGAGAAGTCTTCGTGGCCGGGGGTGTCGAGCAGGTTGATCATGTGCTCGCGGTAGGGGAACTGCATCACCGAGGTGGTGATGGAGATGCCGCGCTGCTTCTCCATCTCCATCCAGTCGGAGGTGGCATGACGGTCGGATTTACGCGACTTCACGGTGCCGGCGACCTCGATGGCCTTGCCCATCAGTAGCAGCTTTTCGGTGATGGTGGTCTTACCGGCGTCCGGGTGGGAAATGATGGCGAAGGTACGGCGCTTGGCGACTTCGGCGGCCTGGGTGGTCATGAATATGTGCCTGGATGGAGTCGTTGAGGGTGCCTTGGCACCCGTAAAACGCGGGATTATACCGATAACTGCGAGCTCTGGCGGAGAGCGGCTATCGGTTTTCAGATGGGCCGGTAGGTGATGCTGCCGGGCCGTGCCGTAGATGCGTAAATAACGCGTAAATGAATGGTTATGAAAATTATTCCCATATAGAGTGGCCGCCCGTCGCAGTGGGTCAGGGTAAGGGTGGCTCCGTCGTGTTCAAGAAAATCATCTTCCAGTTGCACTGGTTCTTCGGCATCAGCGCCGGCTTGGTGCTGGCCGTCATGGGTATCACCGGTGCCCTTTACAGCTTCGAGGGTGAGATCACCCGTGCGCTCAACGCCGAGCGCTGGCAGATCCAGCCCAGCGCACAGGGGCATCTCACGCCAGGTGAGCTGGCTGCGAAGATCGAGGCCGCTACCGCCGATCGCGTCACCGCACTGTGGGTTGATGGTCGCCACGACGGACCTGGCACCGCTTTCCTCGTACCCCCGCCGGGCGAGCGGCGTGGGCCGCGCATCGTCTTCGACCCCTATACCGGTGAAGTCCTTGCCGAGCCCGTTGGCCAGGACTTCTTCCACCTGATGCTGATGTTGCACCGCTTCCTGTCCATGGGCGAAGTGGGCAAGCAGATCACCGCTGCCAGCACTCTGGCGCTGCTGTTCTTCTGTCTCTCCGGCCTCTATCTGCGTTGGCCGCGCAGGGCGCTGAGCTGGCGCACCTGGCTGACCCTGGACTGGAAGAAGAAGGGGCGTAGCTTCAATTGGGACCTGCACGCTGTAGCCGGTACCTGGGTGCTGCTGTTCTATCTGTGTGCCGGGCTCACCGGTTTGTATTGGTCCTATGACTGGTACCGCGAAGGGCTGACTCGCATGCTCTCCGACGCGCCGCCGGAAAAACGCGCTGAAGGCCGTGGTCGCGGTGGTCGTGAAGCACCCAATGGCCCGGCCCCCGAAGTCGACTACGACGCTGTGTGGCAGAGCATCCAGCAGACCGCCGGGCCCAAGCTGGTCGCCTGGAACTTGCGCCTGCCGCTGGTGGCCGGGCAGCCGGCGACGGTCTTCTACATGCTCGATGGGGCCGAGCATGCGCGCGCCTTCAACCAGTTCCAGATTGATCCAAAAAGCGGCGAAGTCAGCCGTCATGAGCGCTACGCCGACAAGAGCTTCAAGGCGCAATTGCTGACCAGCGTTTACGCCCTGCATGTCGGCGAATACTTCGGCCTGACCGGTCGCATCCTGATGATGCTGGCCACGGCGGCCATGCCGCTGTTCTTCATTACCGGCTGGCTGCTGTACCTGGATCGCCGACGCAAGAAGCGTGCGGCGCTGGCTGCGCGCGGTGCGCTGAAAACGGATGATTCAGGCGAAGGCTGGTTGGTGGGTTTCGCCAGCCAGAGCGGCTTTGCCGAGCAACTGGCCTGGCAGAGCGCCGGGCAGTTGCAGGCCGCCGGTATTCCGGTGCGGGTCGAGCCGCTGTCGCGCCTCGATGCCGACAGCCTGCGCCAGACGCGCAAGGCGCTGTTCGTGGTCAGCACCTTCGGTGACGGTGAGGCGCCGGACGCTGCGCAGGGTTTCGAGCGCAAGGTGCTCGGTGGCTCGCTGCCGCTCGAACAACTGAGCTATGCCGTACTGGCCCTGGGCGACCGGCAGTACCAGCACTTCTGCGGCTTCGCCCGGCGTATCAACGATTGGCTGGGTTTGCAGGGCGCGCAGCGCCTGTTCGACAGCATCGAAGTCGATGGCGCCGATCAGGCCGCGCTGCAGCGCTGGCAACTGCAACTGAGCGAGCTGACCGGCGCCGCGCCAGGACGCTTCGAAGACGCGCCCTGGCAGAGCTGGACGCTGGCCGAACGGCGCCTGCTCAACCCCGGCAGCCAGGGCGCGCCGGTGTTCTTCCTCGGCGTGACGCCGCCTGCGCAGAGCACCTGGCAGGCCGGCGACATCCTGGAAATTCGTCCGCGTCATGCGCCGGCTGCGGTGCAGGCCTGGCTGCAGCACTCCGGCTGCGATGGCCTCGAGCCGGTGACCCTCGATGGCCAAGCGATGAGCCTGAGCGAAGCCCTGGCTGAGCGCCAGTTGCCGGACAGCCTCGCGCACCTGGTCGGCCTGCATGCCCAGGCTCTGGTCGAAGCGCTGGTGCCGCTGGGTTCGCGTGAATACTCCATCGCCTCGGTGGCGGCCGATGGCGTGCTGCAACTGATCGTGCGCCAGGCCGTGCAGGCCGACGGCAGCCTGGGCCTGGGCTCCGGTTGGCTGACCGAGCATCTGCCTGCAGGCGGGCAACTGCTGGCGCGGGTGCGGCGCAACAGCGGCTTCCACCTGCCGGACGACGACCGCCCGCTGATCCTGATCGGCAATGGCACCGGTCTGGCCGGGCTGCGTTCGCTGTTGCGCGCGCGGGCACTGGCGGGGCAGGGGCGCAACTGGCTGCTGTTCGGCGAGCGCAACCGCGCCTGCGACTTCTTCTGTGGTGACGAGCTGCAGGCGGCGCTGGTTACAGGCGAGCTGCAGCATCTGGATCTGGTGTTCTCCCGTGATCAGGCGGAGAAACGCTACGTGCAGGATCTGCTGCGCGAGCGGCACGAGCGCCTGTGTGCCTGGCTGGATGAAGGCGCGGCGATCTACGTCTGCGGCAGCCTGCAGGGCATGGCTGGCGGCGTCGATGCGGCGTTGCGCGACTTGCTCGGCGACGAGGTGGTGGACGATCTGATCGAGGAAGGCCGCTATCGCCGCGATGTCTATTGACCCCGAGCAAGCCGCGTCGCACGGGTATTAAGTTGCCGAAGTGATTTTTATATATGAGAATCATTCGCCTTAATACTCCTGAGTAACCTCCATGACCGCCAGCCTGGCTCGCATCCTGATCGTCGAGGACGATCGCACTCTGGCCGCCCAGCTCGGCGAGCTGCTGCGTGGTCAGGGTTATGCCACCAGCGCCTGTCATCTGGGCGAGGCCGGGCTGGAGACGGCGCTGCGCGAGACGCCGGATCTGCTGTTGCTCGATGTGATGCTGCCGGACGTCAACGGCTTTTCTGTGCTGCGCCGCCTGCGTGAGCAACAGCAGACGCCGGTGATCATGCTCACCGCCTGCGGCGCGGAGGAGGAGCGCATTCGCGGCCTGCGCCATGGCGCCGATGACTACCTGCCCAAGCCCTTCAACATCACCGAACTGCAACTGCGCATCGACGCCGTGCTGCGTCGCACGCGCGCGCAGGAGAGTGCGCGCGGCGGCCAGACGCAGCAGTTGCAGGTCGACGAACTGCATCTGGATCGCCACGCCCAGCAGGCGCGGGTCGCAGGCTGCGATCTGGCGCTGACGCCGCTGCAGTTCCGCCTGCTCTGGTTGCTGGTCAGTCATCGCGGTGAGGCGCTGAGCAAGCCCTACCTGTACCGCATGGCGCTGGAGCGCGAGTACAGCCAGTACGACCGCAGCCTGGACATGCACGTCAGCCGTATCCGGCGCCGCCTGGCCGAAGCCGGCCTTGGCGCTGACCGCCTGCAGACCCTGCACGGCCGCGGTTACGCCTTCACATGAACCGGCGCCTGTTCTGGAAGCTGTGCCTGGTCATCGGCCTGGGCAGCGTGCTGCTGTTCTGGATCATCGCCCGCGTCGCCTGGCAGACCGAGGAGCGCATGAGCTTCATCGATGCCGAACACCAGCGCACCCTGCGCCACTACGGTGAGCAGGCCGAGGCGATGTACCGTGCCGGCGACCATGAAGCCCTGGCGCGCTGGCTGACTACCCTGCAGCAGCAGGAGCAGACCTGGGCGGCAGTGGTCGAGTCCGAGGTGCGTCCGTTGGCTGGCAGCGTGCTCAACGAGCGCTTCTACGAGGGCTTCGGCCTGGGACGCGACGTGCGCTGGAAGATCCACCTGTACTTCCAGGAAAACCCCATCATGGATCTGCCCTTCGCCGACGGCAGAACCCATTTCCTGATCATCCTGCCGCAGCGCATGCGCCCCGGCCTCAATTGGCATTACGCCAAGCTGCTGCTGCAACTGGTGGTGCCACTGGTGTTGATGCTGATCGTCTGCCTGGTGCTCTACCGCCACCTGATGCAGCCGCTCGGTCGTCTGGAGCAGGCCACCCGACAGTTCAGCGACGGCCGTCTGGACGTGCGCGTGCGCTCGCTGCTGGGCTCGCGCAACGACGAGCTGGCGCGCCTGGCCGAAACCTTCGACGCCATGGCCGCGCGCACCGGGCAACTGATCATCGACCAGCGTCAGCGTCTGGCGGACATGTCCCACGAGCTGCGCACGCCGCTGACGCGCATCGAGATGGCGGTGAGCCTGGCCGAGCAGGATGGCGGCCAGCGTCAGTTGCTCGAACGCATCCGCGACGACTGCGCCGGCATGCGCCGTCTGGTCGAGGATGCCCTGACCCTGAGCTGGCTGGAGAACGAGCGACCCGAGCTGCGTGACGAGAACCTGGACCTGTCCGAACTGCTCGACAGCATCCTCGACGACGCGCGTTTCGAGTACCCGGACCGGCAGGTTCTCTGCCAGATGCCCGACAGCGCGCCGCTGCATGGCAGCAGCAGCCGGGCGCTGGGCCAGGCCATCGAGAATGTGGTGCGCAATGCGCTGGACCACACCCCGGCAGGCGGCCAGATCGAGGTCAGCCTGAGCGAGGAGGGCGATGCCTGGCTGCTGCGGGTTGCCGACCAGGGGCCGGGTGTAGCCGAGCAGTGGCTGGAGCGCATCTTTCAGCCGTTCTTTCGTGGCGGCAGCGAGCGTGCCGGTTTCGGTCTCGGCCTGGCGTTGGCACAGCGCCAGGTCAGCGCCACCGGCGGCAGCATTCGCGCGAGCAATCGCGTCGGCGGTGGCTTGCTCATGGAGATTCGCCTGCCACGCACGGCGATGTAACAGTTGTAAAAGTGATTCCCTGCTCAGGTGCTTGTGATGAGAATTCGCAAATGCGAAATATTCACATCTTTCCTGGGGAGGATCGATCATGCCGCACTGCCCTTATCGCCTGAGTCTGCTCGGCGCCATTACCTTTAGTAGTCTGCTCGCCACGCAGGCGTACGGCGCCGATGCTGCGCTGGAGTTGCAGGCGCAGGAGATCACCGCCGCTGCCATCGACCGCAACGAAAGCGTCGAGGCCGAGCAACTGCAGCGTTACCAGGCCAGCGACCTGCAGGAAGTGTTCGAATCCAACCCCGAGGTGTCCGTGGCCGGCGGCCCCGGCGTGGCGCAGAAGCTCTACCTACGCGGCCTGGAAGACACCCTGCTGAACATCAGCATCGACGGCGCCAGCCAGCCGGGGCAGACCTTCCACCATACCGGCCGTATCGGCATCGAGCCGGAGCTGCTCAAGCGCGCCGAGGTGCAGGCCGGCACCGGCGATGCGACCGCCGGGCCGGGCGCGCT
Proteins encoded in this window:
- a CDS encoding AAA family ATPase, with translation MPFANDLIDSNRERLEQQGVTRLQSRFLFEPVTVMALLHSRIVGQDAVLAQVEAMLKVVKADIGERERPLAVNLFMGPTGVGKTEIVRLLAQAIHGRVDALCRIDMHTLAQEHYAAALTGAPPGYVGSKEGTTLFDAEAIAGSFGRPGIVLFDELEKASPEVLRSLLGILEHGRLTLTAGSRTLDFRNSLIFMTSNVGAQQAQRYRERFTRGWRRWLGLAPKGEGALLEQVLHERLEPEWLNRLDRILVFKRVDEQWLDALLNIELDKLNQRLGRQGRSLQVEQSARAWLCREHDVRFGARALARRIRIELEPAIAERLLAEPTATRLLCTCEHDALQIRPRSS
- a CDS encoding peptide chain release factor 3 — protein: MTTQAAEVAKRRTFAIISHPDAGKTTITEKLLLMGKAIEVAGTVKSRKSDRHATSDWMEMEKQRGISITTSVMQFPYREHMINLLDTPGHEDFSEDTYRTLTAVDSALMVLDGGKGVEPRTIALMDVCRLRDTPIVSFINKLDRDIRDPIELLDEIEAVLNIKAAPITWPIGCYKDFKGVYHLTGDYIIVYTPGHGHERTEAKIIQKLDSDEARDHLGDMYERFVEELELVQGACHAFEPDAFLKGTMTPVFFGTALGNFGVDHVLDAVVDWAPRPLPRAANERTVEPTEEKFTGFVFKIQANMDPKHRDRIAFMRICSGKYTQGMKMRHARLGKDVRVGDALTFFSSEREHLEEAYAGDIIGLHNHGTIQIGDTFTEGENLGFTGIPHFAPELFRRVRLKDPLKSKQLRQGLQELAEEGATQVFFPERNNDIVLGAVGVLQFDVVASRLKEEYKVECAYEAINVWSARWIECSDEKKLKEFKDKAYENLAVDGGGHLTYLAPTRVNLSLMEERWPEVKFRATREHH
- a CDS encoding PepSY domain-containing protein; translation: MFKKIIFQLHWFFGISAGLVLAVMGITGALYSFEGEITRALNAERWQIQPSAQGHLTPGELAAKIEAATADRVTALWVDGRHDGPGTAFLVPPPGERRGPRIVFDPYTGEVLAEPVGQDFFHLMLMLHRFLSMGEVGKQITAASTLALLFFCLSGLYLRWPRRALSWRTWLTLDWKKKGRSFNWDLHAVAGTWVLLFYLCAGLTGLYWSYDWYREGLTRMLSDAPPEKRAEGRGRGGREAPNGPAPEVDYDAVWQSIQQTAGPKLVAWNLRLPLVAGQPATVFYMLDGAEHARAFNQFQIDPKSGEVSRHERYADKSFKAQLLTSVYALHVGEYFGLTGRILMMLATAAMPLFFITGWLLYLDRRRKKRAALAARGALKTDDSGEGWLVGFASQSGFAEQLAWQSAGQLQAAGIPVRVEPLSRLDADSLRQTRKALFVVSTFGDGEAPDAAQGFERKVLGGSLPLEQLSYAVLALGDRQYQHFCGFARRINDWLGLQGAQRLFDSIEVDGADQAALQRWQLQLSELTGAAPGRFEDAPWQSWTLAERRLLNPGSQGAPVFFLGVTPPAQSTWQAGDILEIRPRHAPAAVQAWLQHSGCDGLEPVTLDGQAMSLSEALAERQLPDSLAHLVGLHAQALVEALVPLGSREYSIASVAADGVLQLIVRQAVQADGSLGLGSGWLTEHLPAGGQLLARVRRNSGFHLPDDDRPLILIGNGTGLAGLRSLLRARALAGQGRNWLLFGERNRACDFFCGDELQAALVTGELQHLDLVFSRDQAEKRYVQDLLRERHERLCAWLDEGAAIYVCGSLQGMAGGVDAALRDLLGDEVVDDLIEEGRYRRDVY
- a CDS encoding response regulator transcription factor — encoded protein: MTASLARILIVEDDRTLAAQLGELLRGQGYATSACHLGEAGLETALRETPDLLLLDVMLPDVNGFSVLRRLREQQQTPVIMLTACGAEEERIRGLRHGADDYLPKPFNITELQLRIDAVLRRTRAQESARGGQTQQLQVDELHLDRHAQQARVAGCDLALTPLQFRLLWLLVSHRGEALSKPYLYRMALEREYSQYDRSLDMHVSRIRRRLAEAGLGADRLQTLHGRGYAFT
- a CDS encoding sensor histidine kinase, coding for MNRRLFWKLCLVIGLGSVLLFWIIARVAWQTEERMSFIDAEHQRTLRHYGEQAEAMYRAGDHEALARWLTTLQQQEQTWAAVVESEVRPLAGSVLNERFYEGFGLGRDVRWKIHLYFQENPIMDLPFADGRTHFLIILPQRMRPGLNWHYAKLLLQLVVPLVLMLIVCLVLYRHLMQPLGRLEQATRQFSDGRLDVRVRSLLGSRNDELARLAETFDAMAARTGQLIIDQRQRLADMSHELRTPLTRIEMAVSLAEQDGGQRQLLERIRDDCAGMRRLVEDALTLSWLENERPELRDENLDLSELLDSILDDARFEYPDRQVLCQMPDSAPLHGSSSRALGQAIENVVRNALDHTPAGGQIEVSLSEEGDAWLLRVADQGPGVAEQWLERIFQPFFRGGSERAGFGLGLALAQRQVSATGGSIRASNRVGGGLLMEIRLPRTAM